One Mycolicibacterium doricum genomic window, GAGCAGCGTCTGAGCGATCAGGAACTTCGCGACATCGACAAGGTTTTCGTGGTGGCCTGTGGAACGGCGTACCACTCGGGGCTGCTGGCCAAGTACGCGATCGAACACTGGACCCGGCTGCCTGTCGAGGCCGAACTGGCCAGCGAGTTCCGTTACCGCGACCCGGTGCTGGACCGCAGCACCCTGGTGGTGGCGATCTCCCAGTCCGGTGAGACGGCCGACACCCTCGAAGCGGTGCGGCATGCCAAGAAGCAGAAGGCCAAGGTGCTGGCGATCTGCAACACGAACGGCAGCCAGATCCCGCGCGAGGCCGACGCCGTGCTCTACACCCGTGCGGGACCGGAGATCGGCGTCGCGGCGACCAAGACGTTCCTCGCTCAGATCGCCGCGAACTATCTCCTCGGTCTGGCGTTGGCGCAGGCCCGTGGCACAAAGTACCCCGACGAGGTAGCGCGGGAGTACCACGAGCTCGAAGCGATGCCCGGCCGCGTCGAGCAGGTGCTCAAGCAGCTCAACCCGATGGTGGAGCTGGCGTGGCGCTTCGCCGACAAGCCGACGATCCTGTTCCTCGGCCGGCATGTCGGCTATCCGGTGGCCCTCGAAGGTGCGCTCAAGCTCAAGGAGCTGGCGTATATGCACGCCGAGGGTTTCGCCGCCGGTGAACTCAAACACGGTCCGATCGCGCTGATCGACGACGGCCTGCCGGTGATCGTGGTCATGCCATCGCCCAAGGGGGCGTCGATGCTGCACGCGAAGTTGCTGTCGAACATCCGCGAGATCCAGGCCCGCGGCGCGGTCACCATCGTGATCGCCGAGGAGGGTGACGACACCGTCCGGCCGTTCGCGGACCACATCTTCGAAATCCCGGCCACCACAACGCTTTTCCAGCCGCTGCTCTCCACGATCCCACTGCAGGTGTTCGCCGCGGAGGTCGCCCGGGCCCGCGGCTACGACGTCGACAAACCGCGCAACCTGGCGAAGTCCGTCACCGTCGAATAGTTGAACGTGGCCGTCCCGTGCCGCCGACATCGTCGAGTAAGCCCACCCGCACGCACCGCCTCCCCACGTAGGGTGTGGCTGATGCGGCACTACTACAGCGCGGAGGCGATCCGCGACGCCGAAGCACCGCTGCTGCAGCGCCTCTCCGACGGCGCTCTCATGCGGCGCGCAGCGTTCGGTCTGGCGACGGCGATCGCCCGCGAACTCACCGCACGCACCGGTGGCGTCGCCGGGCGGCGGGTCTGTGCGGTTGTCGGGTCGGGTGACAACGGCGGTGACGCACTGTGGGCCGCCACGTTGCTGCGCCGGCGCGGGGCGTCGGCCACCGCGGTGCTGCTCAACCCGGACCGTGCCCATCCGAAGGGGCTCGCCGCGTTCCGCGCGGCCGGTGGTCAGGTGGTCGAAAATGTGCCTACGGCAACGGATCTGGTGATCGACGGCGTGGTGGGCATTTCCGGTTCCGGGGCGCTGCGGCCCGGCGCGGCCGAGGTGTTCGCCGCCGTCGACGACGCCGGGATCCCGGTGGTGGCCGTCGACATTCCCAGTGGCCTCGACGTGCAGACGGGTGCCGCCGACGGGCCGCACGTGAACGCCGCCTCGACCGTGACGTTCGGCGGCCTCAAACCCGTACATGCCCTGGCAGAATGCGGCAGGGTCGAACTCATCGACATCGGTCTGGACCTGCCGCCGTCGGATGTACGGGGCGTCGAGGCGGCCGACGTGCGGAGCCGGTGGCCACGGCCGGGACCGAAAGACGACAAGTACACCCAGGGTGTGACCGGCGTGCTGGCCGGTTCGTCGACCTATCCGGGTGCGGCGATCCTGTGCGCCGGGGCCGCTGTGGCCGCCACCAGCGGTATGGTGCGCTACGCCGGAAGTGCTGCCGCCGAGGTCGTTTCGCACTGGCCGGAGGTCGTCGCCGCGCCCAACGCCGCGGCGGCGGGGCGGGTGCAGTCCTGGGTCGTGGGCCCCGGCCTCGGGACAAACGAGGCGGCCGCGGCGGCGTTGTGCTTCGCACTGGACACCGACCTGCCGGTGATCGTCGACGCCGACGGGCTCACGCTGCTGGCCGCCCACCCCGACCTCGTCGTCGACCGCGGCGCGCCCACCGTGCTCACGCCGCATGCCGGGGAGTTCGCACGGCTGGCCGGATCGCCACCGGGAGACGACCGGGTCCGCTCGGCCCGCAGGGTGTCCGAGCAGCTCGGCGCCACCGTGCTGCTGAAGGGCAACGTCACCGTCGTCGCCGAACCCGGCGGCCCGGCGTACCTCAACCCGGCGGGTGAGGCGTGGGCCGCCACCGCCGGTTCCGGCGACGTCCTGTCCGGGATGATCGGCGCGCTGCTGGCCGCCGGCCTACCCGCCGGTGAGGCCGCGGCGATGGCGGCGTTCGTCCACGCCCACGCCGCGAACGCGTCCGCGGCCGACCCCGGTCCTCGAGCGGCGCCCACCTCGGCGTCGCGCATCCTGCACCACATCCGCACCGCACTGGCCAGTATCTGACCCTCGAAAGGAACCGATGATGTCGCGCACGCACGGTCACGTCCCGCAGATCTCGCCCGCCTACACCGGCCGGTTGGCGATGGCGCCGGTGCCGTCGCTGCGGCTGCCGGACGAGGCGATGGATCCCCAGGCGGCCTACAGGTTCATCCACGACGAACTGATGCTCGACGGCAGCTCGCGGCTCAACCTGGCCACCTTCGTCACCACCTGGATGGACCCCGAGGCCGACAAACTGATGGCCGAGACGTTCGACAAGAACATGATCGACAAGGACGAGTACCCGGCGACCGCAGCCATCGAGCAGCGTTGCGTATGCATGGTGGCCGACCTGTTCCATGCCGAGGATCTCCGCGACGACGACCCCGACAGTGCGATCGGGGTGTCCACGATCGGGTCGAGCGAGGCCGTCATGCTGGCCGGCCTGGCGATGAAATGGCGGTGGCGCCAGCGCCTCGCCGGCGATACATGGAAAGGTCGGACCCCGAATCTGGTGATGGGTTCGAACGTCCAGGTGGTCTGGGAGAAGTGTGGTCTGGGAGAAGTTCTGCCGCTACTTCGACGTAGAACCGCGCTACCTGCCGATGGAGAAGGGGCGCTACGTCATCACCGCGGATCAGGTGCTCGAGCACGTCGACGAGGACACCGTCGGGGTGGTGGCGATCCTGGGCACCACCTACACCGGTGAACTCGAACCCATCGAAGACATCTGCGCCGCCCTCGACAAGCTGGCCGCCGACGGTGGCGTGGACGTGCCCGTCCATGTCGACGCGGCCAGCGGCGGGTTCGTGGTGCCGTTCGTGCATCCGGAGCTGATGTGGGACTTCCGGTTGCCGCGTGTGGTGTCGATCAACGTCAGCGGGCACAAGTACGGGCTGACGTATCCCGGGATCGGCTTCGTGGTGTGGCGCAACGCCGAGCACCTGCCCGAGGAACTGGTGTTCCGGGTGAACTACCTGGGCGGCGACATGCCGACCTTCACCCTGAACTTCTCCCGGCCGGGCAATCAGGTGGTCGGCCAGTACTACAACTTCCTGCGGCTGGGCCGCGGCGGCTACGCGCAGGTCATGCAGTCGCTGTCGCAGACCGCTCGGTGGCTGGGCGACGAACTACGCAACAGCGAGCACTTCGACCTGATCACCGACGGCTCGGCCATCCCGGTGGTGAGCTTCCGGTTGAAGGGCGACCCCGGCTACACCGAGTTCGACATCTCGCAGACGCTGCGCTCCTATGGCTGGCAGGTGCCGGCGTACACGATGCCCGAGGGCGCCGAGGATGTCACGGTGCTGCGGGTCGTGGTGCGAGAAGGGTTCTCCGCCGACCTGGCCCGCGCTCTGCGCGACGACCTGGTCACCGTGCTCAGACATCTCGACGAGATCAAGCCCGGCGGCCACTTCGACGAGGTGCAGCCGTTCGCCCACTAGCCAGCCGCTCGACGAGTCAGACCTGTCGCACGCTTGCCGCGGCGCGGCGGGCGTCAACTCCGATCTCCTGGACGCGCGCCGAGCCGGTTCTGGGACAATCGGCGACGGTGACATGACCATGCAGACAATTGAGACGACCACGACTGAGACGACCACGACTGAGACGACCACGACTGAGACGACCACGACGACGCCCACCGCCCAGGTGGTCATCGACCTCGACGCGATCACGCACAACGTGGCGCGCCTGCGCGAACGCGCCGGGGCGGCGCAGGTGATGCCGGTGCTCAAGGCCGACGGCTACGGGCACGGTGCCACCGAGGTCGCCAGAACGGTGCTCGCGGCCGGCGTCACCGAGCTGGGAGTGGCCACGCTCGACGAGGCGCTCGCCCTGCGCCGCGACGGGATCACCGCACCGGTGCTGGCGTGGCTCCACACCCCCGGCACCGACTTTGCCCCCGCCCTGCACGCCGACGTCCAACTCGCCGTGTCCTCGGTGCGCCAACTCGGCGAGGTCCTCGACGCCGTGCACGGGACCGGGACGACGGCCACCCTCACCGTCAAGGCCGACACCGGGCTGAGTCGCAACGGGGTGAGCCCCGCCGAATACCCGGCGCTGCTGGACCGGCTGGCCCGTGCGGTCGCCGAGGACGCAGTCCGGGTCCGGGGCATCATGAGCCATCTGGCGTGCGGTGACGAACCCCACAACCCGACCAACGACCGGCAGGCGCAGCGGCTGGCGGACATGCGGCGCCGGGCCGCCGACGCTGGAGTGACGTTCGAGATCGCGCATCTGTGCAACTCCCCCGCCGCGATGACCCGGCCCGATCTGGCCTTCGACATGGTCCGTCCAGGGATCGCCGTGTACGGGCAGACCCCCATCCCGGCGCTCGGCGACATGGGTCTGCGGCCGGCGATGACGTTGAAATGCCCGGTGGCGCAAGTTCGTCCGATCAAGGCCGGTGACGGCGTCTCCTACGGCCACACCTGGATCGCCGAACGCGACACGACGGTGGCGCTGTTGCCGATCGGCTACGCCGACGGTGTGTCCCGCACCCTCAGCGGACGCCTGCAGGTGTTGATCAACGGCCGGCTGCGGCCGGGTGTCGGACGGATCTGCATGGACCAGTTCGTCGTCGATCTCGGGCCCGGCGCCGTCGACGTTGCCGAGGGCGACGAGGCCATCCTCTTCGGGCCGGGCGCCTACGGCGAACCCACCGCTCAGGACTGGGCCGAGACGCTCGGCACCATCAACTACGAGATCGTGACAAGCCCCCGTGGCCGCGTCGTCAGAGCCTATCGACGGGGAAGTCGTTGATCGACGACGCGATCAGGCGCCGCGGCAATGCGGGCTGGCTGGCCGGCGCCGCGGGCCTGGCCGCGGTCGGCTCACTGGCCGGAGTGACGGTGGCCCGCTCGCTGATACGCCGAGTCACCGACGACGACCCGTATGTCGCCGAAGACTTCGAGTTGCTCGACGCCGACCGCAGCTCGGTGGTCACCACCACCGACGGGGTGCCGCTGGCCGTCCGCGAGGTCGGCCCCACCGACGCTCCGCTGACCGTCGTGTTCGCCCATGGCTTCTGTCTTCGCATGGCCGCCTTCCACTTCCAGCGGGCCCGCCTGTCGGAGCAGTGGGGCGATCAGGTCCGCATGGTCTTCTACGACCAGCGCGGCCACGGCCAGTCCGGCGAGGCGGCGCCGGACACCTACACCGTCGCGCAGCTCGGACAGGATCTCGAATCGGTGCTGGCCGTCGTCGCTGGGCGTGGGCCGGTGGTGCTGGTAGGCCACTCGATGGGCGGCATGACCGTGCTCTCGCACGCACGGCAGTACCCGCAGCGTTATCCCACCCGTGTCGTCGGCGCCGCGATCATCTCGTCGGCCGCCGAGGGCGTATCCCGTTCCCCGCTCGGTGAGATCCTGAGAAATCCTGCGCTGGAGGCGGTTCGGTTCGCGGCACGCTACGCCCCAGGCACCGTGCACCGCACCCGCGGGCTGGCCCGGGCGGTGATCGGCCCGATCCTGCGCGCGGGATCCTACGGTGACGAGAAGATCAGCCCGAGCGTCGTCGCCTTCTCCCAGAAGATGATGCACGACACGCCGATCCCCACGCTCGTCGAGTTCCTGCACGCGCTGGAGGTGCACGACGAGACCGGTGGCCTGAGCACCCTGGCCAAGATCCCGACGCTGATTGCCTGCGGCGACCGGGACCTGCTCACCCCGGTGGAGTACTCGCAGGAGATGGCGGCCGTGCTGCCCAAATGTGAGCTCGTCGTCGTGCCCGGCGCGGGCCACCTGGTTCAGCTCGAACAGCCGGAGGAGATCGACGACGCGCTGGTGCGGCTGGTCGAACGCGCCACACCGTCCAGACTCGTCGCCCTGACCCGGCGGATCCGCGACCGGGTACGGCCCCGTGGCTGACCGGGAGAGCGGCACCGCCGAACTGGCCACCGCGCAGGACACCATGGAGCTGGGCGCCCGGCTGGGCGCACACCTGTGCGCCGGTGACGTCGTCGTGCTTTCCGGACCGCTCGGCGCAGGAAAGACCGTGCTGGCCAAGGGCATCGCCGAGGCGATGGATGTCGAGGGCCCAGTCACCTCGCCCACATTCGTGCTGGCTCGGGTGCACCGCGCGCGGCAGCCCGGCCGGCCGGCCATGGTGCACGTCGACCTGTACCGGCTACTCGACGACCCCGGCACCGACCTGCTCGCCGAACTCGACTCACTCGACCTCGACACCGATCTCGACGATGCGGTCGTCGTCGTCGAATGGGGTGAGGGCGTCGCCGAGCGGCTCTCCGACAACCACCTCGACATCCGGCTGGAACGCGCCGTGGAGACCGATGCGCGCATCGCGATCTGGCATTGGAGCCGACCGTGAGCAGGCTCGTCCTGGCCATCGACACCGCCACCCCCGCCGTGACCGCCGGGGTGGTGCGCCGGGCCGATGACGCGGTCAGCGTGCTCGCCGAGCGGGTGACCGTGGACCCGCGGGCGCACGCGGAACGGTTGACGCCGAACGTGCTGGCCGCCGTCGGGGACGCCGGAATCACCATGGAGCACCTCACCGCCGTGGTGGTCGGCTGTGGGCCGGGCCCGTTCACCGGCCTGCGCGTCGGGATGGCGACGGCCGCCGCCTACGGTCACGCGCTGGGCATACCGGTGTACGGAGTGTGCAGCCTCGACGCCATCGGGGTCGCGACGTGCGGCGAGGCACTCGTGGTGACCGACGCCCGTCGTCGGGAGGTGTACTGGGCGCGCTACCGCGACGGCGTCCGGATCGACGGTCCCGCGGTCAGCGCACCCGCCGACGCGCCATCCGGCGCCACCGTCGCGGCCGGATCGCCCCATCATGCAGCCTTTCGCCACCTTACCGTCGTCGGCCCGCAGTACCCGTCGGTCGAGGGCCTGGTCCGCGCCGTCTCCGACTGGACCGCGGAGCCCGGCGCGCTGGTGCCGCTGTACCTGCGCCGCCCCGACGCGACGCCGCGCGCCGAACAGATCCGCCGGTGAGCATCACCTACGGCGCCCTCACCAAAGACGATGCCGCCCGTTGCGCCGACCTGGAGGCACAGCTCTTCCCGGGCGACGATCCGTGGCCCGCACGCGCGTTCCTCGCCGAACTGAGCGCCCCGCACAACCACTACGTCGCGGCCCGCGCCGACGGTGTCCTCGTCGGCTATGGCGGCATCGCGCGGCTGGGCCGAAACGCGCCGTACGAGTACGAGATCCACACCATCGGTGTGGATCGGGGCTATCAGGGCCGCGGCATCGGCCGCCGGATGCTCGAATCACTGCTCGAGATCGCCGACGACGGCGTGGTGTTCCTCGAGGTGCGCACCGACAACGAGCCGGCCATCGCGCTGTACCAGAGCGTCGGGTTCGCCAGGATCGGGTTGCGCAAGCGCTACTACCGGGTCAGCGGTGCCGACGCCTATACGATGAGGCGAGACCCACCCAGCGTTGCGAAGCGAGAAGTGCCGTGATCATCCTGGCCGTCGAGAGCTCCTGCGACGAGACCGGTGTCGGTATCGCCGAACTCACCGCCGACGGCACCGTGACCCTGTTGGCCGACGAGGTGGCCAGCAGCGTCGACGAGCACGCGCGCTTCGGTGGTGTGGTGCCCGAGATCGCCTCGCGCGCCCACCTCGAAGCGCTCGTCCCCACCATGCGGCGCGCGCTCGACACCGCCGGTGTCGGCAAACCCGACGTCGTCGCCGCCACGATCGGGCCCGGGCTGGCCGGCGCCCTCCTGGTGGGAGTGGCTGCCGCCAAAGCCTATTCGGCGGCCTGGCAGGTGCCGTTCTACGGGGTGAACCACCTCGGCGGACACCTGGCCGCCGACGTCTACGACCACGGACCGCTGCCCGAGAGCGTGGGGCTCTTGGTCTCCGGCGGCCACACCCACCTGCTGCACGTGCGGTCGCTCGGGGAGCCGATCATCGAGCTCGGCAGCACGGTCGACGACGCGGCGGGGGAGGCGTACGACAAGGTGGCGCGTCTGCTCGGGCTGGGTTACCCCGGCGGCAAGGTGCTCGACGACCTGGCCCGCGAAGGCCACCGCGACGCGATCGTGTTCCCGCGCGGGATGACCGGTCCCCGCGACGATCCCTATGCGTTCAGCTTCTCCGGTTTGAAGACCGCCGTCGCGCGCTATGTGGAGGGGCATCCCGAAGCCTCGCAGGCCGATGTCGCCGCGGGTTTCCAGGAGGCGGTGGCCGATGTGCTCACCCGCAAGGCGGTGCGGGCGGCCGAAACGCTGGGGGTCTCGACGCTGATCATCGCGGGCGGGGTGGCGGCGAACTCGCGGCTGCGGGAGCTGGCCGGACAGCGGTGCGCCGAAGCCGGCCTGACGCTGCGCATTCCGCGGCCCCGGTTGTGCACCGACAACGGCGCGATGATCGCGTCGTTCGCCGCTCACCTCATCGCCGCAGGTGCCACGCCGTCACCGCTCGACGCGGCCAGTGACCCGGGCCTGCCGGTGATGCGGAGCCAGGTGGCGTGAACCGTCGTCCGGGGAGGTGGACGTTCGGTGTCGTACAGGCGACACGTCGGGGACGTGTCGGCCCACCTTCCGACCAACCCGCGGTACTTCGACCGGACAGGCAGCCACCCAGCCTTGAGTGCTAGCACTCGCATGTATAGAGTGCTAGGTGGCAGGCGGCCAACCCTCGTGTCGGCACCCGCGACGACGGCGCTCGGGACCGGACGCATGCCGAACATCTGTAAACGCTGGAAACATTCAGGTCCGGGACCACCTGGGCCTACACCGAACTAGTGGAGGGCTCCATCGTGGCGAGCGTGAACATCAAGCCACTCGAGGACAAGATCCTCGTCCAGGCCAACGAGGCCGAGACCACGACCGCTTCCGGTCTGGTCATCCCGGATACCGCCAAGGAGAAGCCGCAGGAGGGCACCGTTGTCGCCGTCGGCCCCGGCCGCTGGGACGACGAGGGTGAAAAGCGGATTCCGCTGGACGTGTCCGAGGGCGACACCGTCATCTACAGCAAGTACGGCGGTACCGAGATCAAGTACAACGGCGAGGAGTACCTAATCCTCTCGGCCCGCGACGTGCTGGCTGTCGTCAACAAGTAAGCACCCGTGTCCGCCCCGGAGATCCCCGTAACGCACGGGTGATGTCCGGGGCGGCATGCGTTGCACGCCAAAAACAGGAAGACACATATGAGCAAGCAGATCCAATTCAACGAAACTGCGCGCCGCGCAATGGAAGTCGGCGTAGACAAGCTCGCCGACGCGGTGAAGGTGACCCTCGGGCCGCGCGGTCGAAACGTGGTGCTGGCCAAAGCGTGGGGCGGCCCGACCGTCACCAATGACGGTGTCACCATCGCCCGCGAGATCGACCTGGAGGACCCGTTCGAGAACCTCGGCGCCCAGCTGGTCAAATCCGTGGCGACCAAGACCAACGACGTGGCCGGCGACGGCACCACCACCGCTACCGTGCTGGCGCAGGCGATCATCAAGGCCGGTCTACGTAATGTCGCGGCCGGCGCCAACCCCATCGCGCTTGGCTCCGGTATCAGCAAGGCCGCCGACGCCGTGTCCGAGGCGCTGCTGGCCGCGGCCACCCCGATCGACGACAAGAGCGGTATCGCCCAGGTCGCCACGGTGAGCTCGCGTGACGCCCAGATCGGTGAACTGGTCGGTGAGGCGATGACCAAGGTCGGTCACGACGGCGTGGTCACGGTGGAGGAATCCTCAACCCTGAATACCGAACTGGAGATCACCGAGGGAGTCGGCTTCGACAAGGGCTTCGTCTCGGCGTACTTCGTCACCGACTTCGACTCCCAGGAAGCGGTGCTCGAGGACGCGCTGGTGCTGCTGCACCGGGAGAAGATCAGCTCGCTGCCCGACCTGTTGCCGCTGCTGGAGAAGGTGGCCGAGGCCGGTAAGCCGCTGCTGATCATCGCCGAGGACGTCGAAGGCGAGGCGCTTTCCACCCTGGTGGTCAACGCGATCCGCAAGACGCTCAAAGCCGTCGCCGTCAAGGCGCCGTTCTTCGGTGACCGCCGCAAGGCGTTCCTGGAAGACCTCGCCGTCGTCACCGGCGGTCAGGTGATCAACCCCGACGTCGGCCTGGTGCTGCGTGAGGTGGGCCTGGACGTGCTGGGCACCGCGCGGCGCGTGGTGGTCAGCAAGGACAGCACCGTGATCGTCGACGGTGGGGGCAGCGCCGAAGCCATCGCCGACAGGGCCAAGCAGTTGCGCGCCGAGATCGAGGCGACCGATTCCGACTGGGATCGCGAGAAGCTCGAGGAGCGGCTGGCCAAGCTGGCCGGCGGCGTCGCGGTGATCAAGGTCGGTGCGGCCACCGAGACCGACCTGAAGAAGCGCAAGGAAGCGGTCGAGGACGCGGTCGCCGCGGCCAAGGCGGCCGTCGAAGAGGGCATCGTCACCGGCGGCGGCGCCGCCTTGGTGCAGGCCCGCAAGGCTCTGACCGACCTGCGCGGTTCGGTGTCCGGCGACGAGGCGCTCGGTGTCGAGGTGTTCAACTCGGCGCTGTCGGCTCCGCTGTACTGGATCGCCACCAACGCCGGGCTCGACGGTTCCGTCGTGGTGAACAAGGTCAGCGGATTGCCCGCAGGGCAGGGCTTCAACGCCGCGACGCTCGAATTCGGCGATCTGCACGCAGACGGTGTCGTCGACCCGGTCAAGGTGACGCGTTCAGCGGTGCTCAACGCCGCGTCGGTCGCCCGGATGCTGCTCACCACCGAAACCGCGATCGTCGACAAGCCGGCCGAGGAAGAGGATCACGGCCACGGCCACGCTCACTGAGTAGTCCAGTATCGGGCACCCCCGGCGTTCGGGCCGGGGGTGTTCTGCTGTGCGGCCCGGCGCATCGGGATGCCATTGATTCGCTGAATCGTCGAAAAGACACCATCGGCGCTGACAGGGAGTTTAATGTGATGTCCCGGCCTGACGGTCCCCCGGTCGGCGCGCAACACCGCGACGTGCCGATCTTCAACGAGGTGCGGCGCACAGTGGGGCAGTTCTATGCCTCCAGGTCTGCACCATCGGGACCCGCCGCTACACGGAGAGTCCGTGGCGCACACCGAACGAGCGGTCACACCAGGAGGGGGTGTTCGATGCGAACCAACCGCAAGTGGGTCCTCGCGCGACGTCCGACGGGCATCGTCGATCGCGATGATTTCGAGTGGCGCGAAGAACCCGCCCCGACGATCGATGGCGGTCAGTTCCTGGTGCGCAACCGTTGGTTGAGTTGCGATGCCGCACAGCGCAGTTGGATGGAGTTTGACAC contains:
- the groL gene encoding chaperonin GroEL (60 kDa chaperone family; promotes refolding of misfolded polypeptides especially under stressful conditions; forms two stacked rings of heptamers to form a barrel-shaped 14mer; ends can be capped by GroES; misfolded proteins enter the barrel where they are refolded when GroES binds) is translated as MSKQIQFNETARRAMEVGVDKLADAVKVTLGPRGRNVVLAKAWGGPTVTNDGVTIAREIDLEDPFENLGAQLVKSVATKTNDVAGDGTTTATVLAQAIIKAGLRNVAAGANPIALGSGISKAADAVSEALLAAATPIDDKSGIAQVATVSSRDAQIGELVGEAMTKVGHDGVVTVEESSTLNTELEITEGVGFDKGFVSAYFVTDFDSQEAVLEDALVLLHREKISSLPDLLPLLEKVAEAGKPLLIIAEDVEGEALSTLVVNAIRKTLKAVAVKAPFFGDRRKAFLEDLAVVTGGQVINPDVGLVLREVGLDVLGTARRVVVSKDSTVIVDGGGSAEAIADRAKQLRAEIEATDSDWDREKLEERLAKLAGGVAVIKVGAATETDLKKRKEAVEDAVAAAKAAVEEGIVTGGGAALVQARKALTDLRGSVSGDEALGVEVFNSALSAPLYWIATNAGLDGSVVVNKVSGLPAGQGFNAATLEFGDLHADGVVDPVKVTRSAVLNAASVARMLLTTETAIVDKPAEEEDHGHGHAH